One segment of Mycolicibacterium baixiangningiae DNA contains the following:
- a CDS encoding TetR/AcrR family transcriptional regulator C-terminal domain-containing protein yields the protein MDTVDLLWRHEKPLPPRRGRPPRFTPDQVIAAAIAVADRLGLLFTLRDVADALEVPVMTLYSYVRSRDQLLQLMADQCRAEMAVTAPAGDWRARLTAVVADNVTLFDQHPWLAEIESERAVLGPGTLAKYDRELGAVDSLPLSDADKDAALTLVLDFARSCARALAYARREREEESPRQWWEREGARLATFGLAERYPLASRIGTAAGEAGGAAHNADAALAFGLEVLLNGLSAMPPAATGADRSRPRSS from the coding sequence ATGGATACCGTCGACCTGCTGTGGCGGCACGAGAAGCCCCTGCCGCCGCGCCGCGGCCGCCCACCCAGGTTCACTCCTGACCAGGTCATCGCCGCGGCGATCGCGGTCGCCGACCGGCTCGGCCTGCTGTTCACGCTGCGTGACGTCGCCGACGCGTTGGAGGTGCCGGTGATGACGCTCTACTCCTACGTGCGCAGCCGGGATCAGCTCCTCCAACTCATGGCCGACCAGTGTCGGGCCGAGATGGCGGTCACCGCACCGGCTGGTGACTGGAGAGCCCGGCTGACCGCCGTCGTCGCCGACAATGTGACCCTCTTCGACCAGCACCCCTGGCTGGCCGAGATCGAGTCCGAACGGGCCGTCCTCGGCCCCGGCACGCTGGCCAAGTACGACCGCGAGCTGGGCGCGGTGGACTCGCTGCCGCTCAGCGATGCGGACAAGGACGCTGCCCTGACGCTCGTCCTCGACTTCGCCCGCTCGTGTGCGCGCGCCCTGGCGTACGCCCGGCGGGAACGCGAAGAGGAGTCACCCCGGCAGTGGTGGGAGCGGGAGGGTGCCAGGTTGGCCACGTTCGGGCTCGCCGAACGCTATCCGCTGGCCTCCCGTATCGGCACCGCTGCCGGCGAGGCGGGCGGCGCGGCCCACAACGCCGACGCCGCGTTGGCCTTCGGGTTGGAGGTCCTGCTCAACGGGCTCAGCGCGATGCCGCCCGCAGCAACCGGAGCTGACCGATCTCGGCCGCGTTCTTCGTGA
- a CDS encoding DinB family protein: MKGLVGQFDLAWALTELHLSALTADDFLWEPAELVWTVRPDGSGSWRPDWSEAELDPIPVPTVGWLTWHVTWWWSVTLAHLHGDDVPDRTDVTWPGGAAAVTRIRGLAQRWRATLGALTVDDLERPSAFPWGADSGRTVADTVLWLHVELTKNAAEIGQLRLLRAASR; encoded by the coding sequence GTGAAGGGACTCGTCGGGCAGTTCGACCTGGCGTGGGCGCTGACCGAGCTGCACCTGTCCGCACTCACCGCCGACGACTTCCTGTGGGAGCCTGCGGAACTCGTGTGGACCGTCAGGCCCGACGGGTCCGGCAGCTGGCGGCCCGACTGGTCCGAGGCCGAACTCGACCCCATCCCCGTGCCCACTGTCGGATGGTTGACGTGGCACGTCACGTGGTGGTGGTCGGTGACGCTGGCACATCTCCACGGCGACGACGTGCCCGACCGCACGGACGTGACCTGGCCTGGCGGCGCTGCGGCAGTCACCCGAATCCGCGGTCTGGCTCAGCGCTGGCGGGCGACCCTCGGCGCACTCACGGTTGACGACCTCGAGCGCCCGTCGGCCTTCCCGTGGGGCGCCGACAGTGGCCGCACGGTGGCCGATACCGTGCTGTGGCTGCATGTCGAGCTCACGAAGAACGCGGCCGAGATCGGTCAGCTCCGGTTGCTGCGGGCGGCATCGCGCTGA
- a CDS encoding thioesterase family protein: MIGHLYHRLPGDRGPAAFESTPYTRSNWDPTIQHGSPPLALLTKAVEDLAAGRGLRVGRLTLDILGAIPVAPVWVRAEVVRPGSRISLMAAEMLAARPDGSRRAVARVTAWLLAPSDTGDAVTDRYPPLVEGDAASVAHAWEGAPGYLETVSWRRQPDDGTAAVAWLTPLVPLVDNESTTALQRLAMVVDSANGIGAALDPQEFMFMNTDTVVHLHRLPEGSDFGLRSRASIGPDGIGVTTAEIFDRDGFVGTSAQTLLVQRQR; this comes from the coding sequence GTGATCGGACATCTGTACCACCGGTTGCCCGGCGACCGCGGCCCCGCGGCGTTCGAGTCGACCCCCTACACCCGCAGTAATTGGGACCCGACCATCCAGCACGGGTCCCCGCCGTTGGCATTGCTCACCAAGGCCGTCGAGGACCTCGCGGCGGGTCGCGGACTTCGGGTCGGGCGGCTCACGCTCGACATCCTCGGCGCGATTCCGGTGGCACCGGTGTGGGTGCGCGCGGAGGTGGTGCGGCCGGGGAGCCGGATCTCGCTCATGGCCGCCGAGATGCTCGCCGCCCGCCCAGACGGGAGCCGCCGGGCCGTCGCCCGGGTGACCGCGTGGCTGCTCGCGCCCAGCGACACCGGCGACGCCGTCACCGATCGCTATCCGCCACTGGTGGAAGGCGATGCGGCCAGCGTGGCACACGCGTGGGAGGGTGCGCCCGGATATCTGGAGACGGTGAGCTGGCGCCGCCAACCCGACGACGGCACCGCCGCGGTGGCCTGGCTGACACCGCTCGTCCCGCTCGTCGATAACGAGTCGACCACGGCGCTGCAACGCCTGGCGATGGTGGTCGACTCCGCCAACGGCATCGGCGCCGCGCTCGACCCGCAGGAGTTCATGTTCATGAACACCGACACCGTCGTGCACCTGCACCGGCTCCCCGAAGGGTCGGATTTCGGTCTGCGCAGCCGAGCGTCGATCGGACCGGACGGGATCGGCGTCACCACGGCCGAGATCTTCGACCGTGACGGGTTCGTCGGCACATCCGCCCAGACACTGCTCGTGCAGCGGCAGCGGTGA
- a CDS encoding RecB family exonuclease, with protein sequence MSEQPAPVRRPALSPSRASDFKQCPLLYRFRAIDRLPEPQSTAQLRGSVVHAALEQLYALPAVDRGPETALTLVTPAWERVIAERPEAAADIEPEVRDALLGEARALLSGYYRLEDPTRFDPQCCEQHVEVELDDGTLLRGFVDRIDVAPTGELRVVDYKTGKAPPEARAMAEAKALFQMKFYAVALLRSRGVLPTRLRLLYLADGQVLDYSPDLEELTRFERTLTAIWRAILAAGATGDFRPKPSRLCDWCCHRALCPEFGGTPPPYPGWPEQPAA encoded by the coding sequence ATGAGCGAACAGCCCGCGCCGGTCCGGCGCCCCGCGCTGTCGCCGTCGCGGGCCAGTGACTTCAAACAGTGCCCGCTGCTGTACCGGTTCCGCGCGATCGACCGATTACCGGAGCCGCAGTCCACCGCGCAGTTGCGCGGGTCGGTGGTGCACGCCGCACTGGAACAGCTCTATGCGCTGCCCGCCGTGGACCGCGGCCCCGAGACGGCGCTGACGCTGGTCACGCCGGCCTGGGAGCGGGTGATCGCCGAACGTCCGGAGGCGGCCGCCGACATCGAACCGGAGGTACGCGACGCGCTGCTGGGTGAGGCCCGCGCCCTGCTGTCGGGCTACTACCGCCTGGAGGATCCGACCCGCTTCGACCCGCAGTGCTGCGAACAGCACGTGGAGGTCGAACTCGACGACGGCACTCTGCTGCGCGGATTCGTCGACCGCATCGATGTGGCACCGACCGGCGAACTCCGGGTCGTCGACTACAAGACCGGTAAGGCGCCGCCGGAAGCACGCGCGATGGCCGAGGCCAAAGCGCTGTTCCAGATGAAGTTCTACGCGGTGGCGCTGCTCCGCTCGCGCGGAGTGCTGCCCACCCGGCTGCGGTTGCTCTACCTCGCCGACGGCCAGGTCCTCGACTACTCCCCCGATCTGGAGGAACTCACCCGGTTCGAGCGCACGCTGACGGCCATCTGGCGGGCGATCCTGGCGGCCGGCGCCACCGGGGACTTCCGGCCGAAGCCGTCCCGGCTGTGTGACTGGTGCTGCCACCGCGCGCTGTGCCCCGAATTCGGTGGCACCCCGCCGCCGTACCCGGGCTGGCCGGAGCAGCCGGCCGCGTGA
- a CDS encoding tRNA (adenine-N1)-methyltransferase: MPRTGPFVVGDRVQLTDAKGRHYTMLLTPGGEFHTHRGMISLDSVIGLPEGSVVKSTSGDQFLVLRPLLVDYVMSMPRGAQVIYPKDAAQIVHEGDIFPGARVLEAGAGSGALTCSLLRAVGPQGQVTSYEVRDDHAVHAARNVDTFFGERPDNWDLVIADLNDYTGGEVDRVVLDMLAPWEVLDTVSRHLVAGGVLMIYVATVTQLSRAVEALRAQQCWTEPRAWESMQRGWYVVGLAVRPQHTMRGHTAFLISARRLAPGAIAPIPLRRKRQLAAPTKATD, encoded by the coding sequence ATGCCCAGAACCGGTCCGTTCGTCGTCGGAGACCGCGTCCAACTCACCGACGCCAAGGGGCGGCATTACACGATGCTGCTCACGCCGGGCGGTGAATTCCACACCCACCGCGGGATGATCTCCCTCGACAGCGTCATCGGCCTGCCCGAAGGCAGCGTCGTCAAGTCCACCAGCGGCGACCAGTTCCTGGTGCTGCGGCCGCTGCTCGTCGACTACGTGATGTCGATGCCGCGCGGCGCGCAGGTCATCTACCCGAAGGACGCCGCGCAGATCGTCCACGAGGGCGACATCTTCCCCGGCGCGCGCGTCCTGGAGGCCGGTGCCGGTTCGGGCGCGCTGACCTGCTCGCTGCTGCGCGCGGTCGGCCCCCAGGGCCAGGTGACGTCGTACGAGGTGCGCGACGACCACGCGGTGCACGCCGCGCGGAACGTCGACACGTTCTTCGGTGAGCGGCCCGACAACTGGGACCTCGTCATCGCCGATCTCAACGACTACACCGGCGGCGAGGTGGATCGCGTGGTGCTCGACATGCTCGCGCCGTGGGAGGTGCTCGACACCGTCTCACGCCACCTCGTGGCAGGCGGGGTGCTGATGATCTACGTCGCGACCGTCACTCAGCTCTCGCGTGCTGTGGAGGCGCTCCGCGCCCAGCAGTGCTGGACCGAGCCGCGGGCCTGGGAGAGCATGCAGCGAGGCTGGTACGTCGTCGGCCTGGCCGTGCGCCCGCAGCACACGATGCGCGGCCACACGGCGTTCCTGATCAGCGCGCGCCGACTGGCGCCGGGCGCGATCGCGCCGATTCCCCTGCGCCGCAAGCGGCAACTCGCCGCACCTACCAAGGCGACGGATTAA
- a CDS encoding DUF503 domain-containing protein, producing MWIGWLEFDLLLGDVRSLKQKRSAIRPLIAELQRRFTVSAAETGAQELHRRAGIGLAVVAADRAHVVDVLDAAERLVAARPEMELLSVRRALRRSDDD from the coding sequence TGGAGTTCGACCTCCTTCTCGGTGACGTGCGCTCGCTCAAACAGAAGCGCTCGGCGATCCGGCCGTTGATCGCAGAACTGCAGCGCCGATTCACCGTCTCCGCGGCCGAAACCGGTGCGCAGGAGCTCCACCGGCGGGCCGGGATCGGGCTGGCCGTCGTGGCCGCCGACCGGGCGCACGTCGTCGACGTGCTCGACGCCGCGGAACGACTGGTCGCGGCGCGTCCGGAAATGGAACTGCTGTCGGTGCGCCGCGCTCTGCGGCGCAGCGATGACGACTAG